A portion of the Cygnus olor isolate bCygOlo1 chromosome 15, bCygOlo1.pri.v2, whole genome shotgun sequence genome contains these proteins:
- the VRK3 gene encoding inactive serine/threonine-protein kinase VRK3: MPGRGRRGRGRGRAAGAQRDGGAEREQQRQPEPGSARRPARFCPQCGRGVEPAFRFCPACGERLPPSPGKAAAAPAPWRAPSPAAAGGAELEAAGPGSSPGAARAPPSPSLAPPAKRSSLSPRKPRPVAAVPFPEDEVLEDHGKRRWRLGRLLEHGGPGLMYEAQSASGACPQKQRFSLKLDVKDGKIYNEQNFFQRAAKKDRVDKWKKLHSLPLLGIPNCVGFGLHADKYRFLVFSDLGRTLHSILNDGVRLNEKAAFQIVVRLLDCLEYLHENEYVHGDITAENIYVNPADLTQVTLAGYCFAFRYCPGGKHVAQREGSRTPHEGTIEFISLDSHKGAGPSRRSDLESLGYCLLKWLCGFLPWSHDLKNVETVVEKKEKYKAAVTCLLQQCFIGQRSIPDALQSYLQQVMALEYEEKPNYEFLRQLFKKPLEKMKASAYDSVAIRIVP; this comes from the exons ATGCCGGgccgcgggcggcggggccggggccggggccgggcggcgggggcgcaGCGCGACGGCGGCGCGGAGCgggagcagcagcggcagccgGAGCCGGGCTCTGCCCGCAGGCCGGCCCGGTTCTGCCCGCAGTGCGGGCGCGGCGTGGAGCCCGCCTTCAGGTTCTGCCCGGCCTGCGGCGAGAGGCTGCCGCCGTCACCGGGGAAAGCGGCGGCCGCTCCCGCGCCGTGgcgagccccgagccccgcggccgccggcGGGGCCGAGCTTGaggcggccgggcccggctccTCCCCGGGGGCCGCCCGGGCGCCCCCGTCCCCGTCTCTCGCCCCCCCGGCGAAGCGCAGCTCCCTCTCGCCCCGCAAGCCGCGGCCCGTCGCGGCGGTGCCGTTCCCGGAGGACGAGGTGCTGGAGGACCACGGCAAGAGGCGGTGGAGGCTGGGCCGGCTGCTGGAGCACGGCGGCCCCGGGCTGATGTACGAAG CACAGTCAGCATCTGGAGCCTGTCCTCAAAAGCAAAGATTCTCCCTCAAACTT gATGTCAAAGATGGCAAGATCTACAATGAACAGAACTTTTTCCAGCGAGCTGCGAAGAAAGACAGAG TGGATAAGTGGAAGAAGCTACACTCTTTGCCCCTGCTGGGAATCCCCAATTGTGTTGGCTTTGGACTGCATGCAGATAAATACAG GTTTTTGGTGTTCTCAGACTTAGGGCGAACTCTTCACTCCATCCTGAATGATGGCGTACGCCTGAAtgagaaagcagcttttcagatcGTAGTCCGGCTG CTAGACTGCCTGGAGTACCTTCATGAAAATGAGTACGTGCATGGGGACATCACGGCTGAGAACATCTACGTGAACCCGGCAGACCTCACACAG GTGACCCTAGCGGGCTACTGCTTTGCGTTCCGTTACTGCCCAGGAGGGAAGCACGTGGCTCAGCGCGAAGGCAGCAGGACCCCTCATGAAGGCACGATAGAGTTTATCAGTCTGGACAGCCACAAGGGAGCAG GACCATCTCGACGGAGTGACTTGGAATCTCTGGGCTACTGTCTTCTGAAATGGCTCTGTGGCTTCTTGCCTTGGTCTCATGATCTGAAGAACGTGGAAACTGTggtggagaagaaagaaaa GTACAAAGCAGCTGTGACATGCCTTCTCCAACAGTGCTTCATCGGGCAGAGATCGATTCCAG ATGCCCTTCAGAGCTACCTGCAGCAAGTAATGGCACTGGAGTATGAGGAGAAGCCCAACTATGAGTTCCTGCGGCAGCTCTTCAAAAAGCCACTGGAGAAGATGAAAGCATCAGCTTATGACTCCGTGGCTATCAGGATAGTGCCCTAA
- the CCNF gene encoding cyclin-F translates to MKAGVIHCRCSRCFSFPSKRRIRKRPRVLTLLSLPEDVLFHVLKGLPAEDILSVRAVHSHLKYLVDNHASVWACASFEDVWPSPENLKVFERAAERGNFEAAVKLGIAYLYNEGLSISEGRAEVNGLKASHFFSLAERLNVSAAPFIWLFIRPPWSLSGSCCKAVVYESLKAECQLEKAQKGSILHCLAKVLSLFEDEEKRKESLEMFEESSKQGCLNSSYLLWESNRKVAMSDPGRYLQSLRKLRDYAAKGCWEAQIALAKACGNGNQLGLEPKSSSEMVSQIFQASLPISKQSIFTVQKRINETMRYILIDWLVEVATMKDFSCLCLHMTVGCVDRYLKLRPVPRSRLQLLGIACMVICTRFISKEILTIREAVWLTDNTYKYEDLVRMMGEIISALEGKIRIPTIVDYKEVLSNIVSLERRTLHLYSFICELSLLNTSLFVYSPARLAAAALLLAKILHGQAHPWTSQLSECTGFSLEDLLPCVLSLHQKCFHDEVPKDYRQVSLTAVKQRFEDERYEEIGKEKMMSYSQLCSVLGVKQEDPEPSPLHTNVVEIETFLSSPSGKRTKRRREDSIQDDRGSFVTTPTAELSTQEESLLDNFLDWSLDSCSGYEGDQESEGERDGDVTGPSGILDVTVVYVDPAEHCCQDSSDEDNLSAEWSEHAAPQRKAKTPDDTHRVSTHLAPRNPNQEGSSGYSSVSGASPTSSVEGSCGVPLKPTSALSLGSATNKEPCLPRYLESCLQSVCARSSDSKCDRRQVKRKNVAEHSEERVNLGFLSL, encoded by the exons tgattCACTGTAGGTGCTccaggtgtttttctttcccttcaaagCGAAGGATAAGAAAACGGCCCCGAGTCCTGACGTTGCTAAGCCTGCCTGAGGACGTTCTGTTTCATGTTCTGAAAGGCCTTCCTGCTGAGGACATCCTATCGGTCAGAGCT GTGCACTCACATCTTAAATACCTTGTGGATAATCATGCTAGTGTTTGGGCATGTGCAAGTTTTGAAGATGTGTGGCCTTCTCCAGAAAACCTGAAAGTGTTTGAAAG GGCTGCTGAAAGGGGTAACTTTGAAGCTGCTGTGAAGCTGGGAATAGCATACCTGTACAATGAAGGCT tGTCCATCTCTGAGGGTCGTGCAGAAGTGAATGGATTAAAGGCGTCTCATTTCTTCAGTCTGGCAGAGCGTTTGAATGTGTCCGCTGCCCCGTTTATCTGGCTTTTTATTCGTCCTCCGTGGTCCTTGAGTGGAAGCTGTTGTAAAGCTGTGGTCTATGAGAGTCTTAAAGCAGAGTGTCAGCTGGAGAAA GCTCAGAAGGGATCTATTCTCCACTGCTTGGCTAAGGTCTTGAGTCTCTTTGAG gatgaagaaaaaagaaaagagtccCTTGAAATGTTTGAAGAATCTTCAAAGCAGGGTTGTTTAAACAGCTCCTACCTCCTTTGGGAAAGTAACAGAAAGGTTGCT ATGTCAGATCCTGGCAGATACCTCCAAAGTCTCAGGAAGCTACGGGACTATGCAGCAAAGGGCTGCTGGGAAGCACAG ATAGCTTTAGCCAAAGCTTGTGGGAATGGAAACCAGCTAGGATTAGAGCCAAAATCTTCCAGTGAAATGGTGTCTCAGATCTTTCAAGCCTCCCTTCCTATCAGCAAGCAAAGTATCTTCACTGtgcagaaaagaataaatgaaacaatgag GTATATCCTGATTGATTGGCTGGTGGAAGTGGCTACCATGAAAGACTTCTCTTGCCTATGCCTTCACATGACAGTGGGATGTGTGGATCGCTATTTGAAGCTGAGACCTGTACCTCGATCTCGACTCCAACTTCTGGGAATAGCCTGCATGGTCATTTGCACACG TTTCATCAGCAAAGAGATCTTGACAATACGGGAAGCTGTGTGGCTAACGGACAACACATACAAATATGAAGACCTGGTTAGGATGATGGGCGAGATCATTTCTGCCCTGGAGGGAAAGATAAGG ATACCTACTATTGTGGACTACAAAGAAGTACTGTCAAACATAGTCTCACTGGAGAGAAGAACTCTGCACCTTTACAGCTTCATTTGCGAACTGTCACTCTTAAACACAAGCCTTTTTGTGTATTCCCCAGCTCGCCTGGCTGCTGCGGCACTGCTGCTGGCTAAGATACTACACGGTCAAG CACATCCCTGGACCAGCCAGTTGTCTGAGTGCACTGGTTTCTCTCTTGAAGACCTGTTGCCCTGTGTGCTAAGCCTCCACCAAAAATG TTTCCATGATGAGGTCCCAAAGGATTATAGGCAGGTGTCCTTAACTGCAGTGAAACAACGATTTGAAGATGAGCGTTATGAAGAAATAGGCAAAGAAAAG ATGATGAGTtacagccagctctgctcagtgTTGGGTGTGAAACAGGAGGACCCGGAGCCCAGTCCTTTGCACACGAATGTGGTGGAAATTGAGACTTTCCTTAGCTCTCCCTCTGGAAAGAGAACTAAAAG GAGGAGGGAAGACAGCATTCAGGATGACAGAGGCAGCTTTGTGACTACACCTACAGCTGAACTATCCACCCAGGAAGAAAGCCTTCTAGACAACTTCCTGGACTGGAGTTTAGATTCCTGCTCTGGTTATGAAGGTGATCAGGAAAGTGAAGGCGAGAGAGATGGAGATG TGACAGGTCCCAGTGGAATCTTGGATGTGACGGTGGTTTATGTGGACCCAGCGGAGCACTGCTGTCAGGACTCCAGCGATGAAGATAACCTCTCTGCAGAGTGGTCCGAGCATGCGGCACCACAGAGGAAGGCCAAGACACCGGATGACACTCACAGAGTTTCAACACACCTTGCCCCAAGAAATCCTAACCAGGAAGGGAGCTCGGGCTACTCTTCCGTCAGTGGTGCTAGTCCTACATCGTCTGTAGAAGGCAGCTGTGGAGTACCTCTCAAACCTACCTCAGCACTGTCTCTTGGCAGCGCCACGAACAAGGAGCCATGCCTGCCTCGTTACTTGGAATCATGTTTACAGTCAGTCTGTGCAAGGTCTAGTGATAGCAAGTGTGACAGAAGGCAAGTCAAACGAAAAAATGTAGCGGAACACAGTGAAGAAAGGGTGAACTTGGGCTTCTTAAGCCTCTGA